A stretch of the Geovibrio thiophilus genome encodes the following:
- a CDS encoding branched-chain amino acid ABC transporter permease, with the protein MKFLLNQKPSNIGIAIGIIALLFAVPMFVSSPSVMQILILIIFYAYLTSCWNFVGGFAGVLPLGHSAFVGIGAYTSTTLYLTYGLSPWIGMFAGGIVAALMGILIGLPTLKLRGAYFALATIAFGEGLRVFVENVEKIGPLEIRGPKGLLINLTESSFAHFQFMSKVPYYYIILVMLLLVLLLTYIMMNSKIGYYLAAGGEEKDAAEALGIKVSRYKLIAMIISCFLTALGGTFYAQLMLYFYPKSVLGLELSYEIAFIALIGGRGTILGPVLGALLLRPVNELTRIYLSDSLPGLHLIIFGLVLIIVMRYQPRGLVEPVSRWIGMLKDRFSSKPAVKSGEAVTD; encoded by the coding sequence ATGAAATTTCTTCTTAATCAAAAGCCATCCAACATTGGCATAGCCATTGGAATAATCGCTCTGCTGTTCGCTGTTCCTATGTTTGTGAGCAGTCCTTCGGTTATGCAGATTCTTATACTCATAATATTCTATGCTTACCTCACCTCCTGCTGGAACTTTGTTGGAGGGTTTGCGGGCGTTCTCCCGCTGGGGCATTCCGCCTTTGTGGGGATAGGGGCTTATACGTCGACCACTCTTTATCTTACCTACGGTCTCAGTCCGTGGATTGGGATGTTCGCCGGAGGCATAGTCGCGGCGCTCATGGGGATACTCATAGGTCTGCCGACACTTAAGCTCAGAGGCGCTTATTTTGCCCTTGCCACCATTGCCTTCGGTGAGGGATTAAGGGTTTTTGTCGAAAACGTGGAGAAGATCGGTCCGCTTGAGATCAGAGGACCCAAAGGGCTCCTGATCAATCTTACCGAAAGCTCGTTTGCTCATTTCCAGTTCATGAGCAAGGTTCCCTACTACTACATAATACTCGTTATGCTGCTTCTGGTTCTTCTGCTTACTTACATTATGATGAACTCCAAAATAGGCTACTATCTTGCGGCGGGCGGCGAGGAAAAGGACGCGGCTGAGGCTCTGGGTATCAAGGTTTCACGCTATAAGCTCATCGCCATGATCATAAGCTGCTTCCTTACGGCTCTCGGCGGTACTTTTTATGCTCAGCTTATGCTTTATTTTTATCCCAAGTCTGTTCTGGGGCTTGAATTGTCATACGAGATAGCGTTCATAGCCCTCATAGGCGGCAGAGGAACCATACTGGGTCCGGTGCTCGGCGCTCTTCTGCTCCGTCCGGTTAATGAGCTGACGAGGATATATCTCTCCGATTCTCTGCCCGGGCTTCATCTTATCATCTTCGGTCTGGTACTTATTATTGTGATGCGTTATCAGCCCCGAGGGCTTGTTGAGCCTGTTTCCAGATGGATAGGCATGCTTAAGGACAGGTTCTCGTCAAAACCGGCCGTAAAAAGCGGCGAAGCGGTCACGGATTAA
- a CDS encoding sigma-54-dependent transcriptional regulator → MIDFNNYGSSILLVDDEKDELEAYSFLLQSMGIKNITALEDSREVMSVLRTMPSPVVFLDLNMPHKSGQEVLREIKEQMPHVPVIICTANSEIEVAVECLKLGAHDYLVKPINMNTFSSALRNAHEISALRSELLSMKGMNFGGGLRRQDIFSRIVTRNAEMHGIFQYIEAIAVSGQPVLILGETGSGKEMISRAIHDVSGFTGEFVAVDVSGLDDTLFSDTLFGHAKGAYTGADSVRSGLIEKARQGTIFLDEIGDLSEVSQVKLLRLLQERIYYPLGSDKPKRCEARIIAAANKDLSSAASSGGFRRDLYYRLSTHLIKIPPLRERKEDIPLIANYLAEEAAKTVNKPKPEISREAMSLITSHTFPGNIRELKTYIYDAVVRCTDGIITENIIAGRLGGTEVLPAADAETVSSLEKIFGRFPTLDEVSEYAVSEALKASENMSQAARLLGISKQALHKRLKKRTS, encoded by the coding sequence ATGATAGATTTCAACAACTACGGCTCAAGCATTCTTCTTGTGGATGATGAAAAAGACGAGCTTGAGGCGTATTCCTTCCTGCTTCAGTCCATGGGAATAAAGAACATAACCGCCCTTGAGGATTCAAGAGAGGTTATGAGTGTTCTGCGGACTATGCCTTCGCCAGTGGTTTTTCTGGATCTTAACATGCCCCACAAGTCCGGTCAGGAGGTTCTGCGGGAAATCAAGGAGCAGATGCCCCATGTTCCGGTGATTATCTGCACTGCCAATTCGGAGATCGAGGTCGCTGTGGAGTGCCTTAAGCTGGGCGCCCATGATTACCTTGTAAAACCTATAAATATGAACACGTTCAGCTCTGCGCTGAGAAATGCCCACGAGATAAGCGCCCTGCGTTCCGAGCTTCTCTCCATGAAAGGAATGAACTTCGGCGGCGGTCTCAGGCGGCAGGATATTTTCAGCCGTATAGTAACCAGAAACGCTGAGATGCACGGTATTTTTCAGTATATTGAAGCAATAGCGGTGAGCGGTCAGCCTGTGCTTATTCTTGGTGAAACAGGCTCCGGAAAGGAGATGATCTCCCGTGCCATTCATGATGTCAGCGGCTTCACCGGCGAGTTTGTGGCTGTGGATGTTTCCGGTCTGGATGACACACTGTTTTCGGATACACTTTTCGGACATGCCAAGGGAGCCTACACAGGCGCGGACAGTGTGCGCTCAGGACTTATCGAGAAGGCAAGGCAGGGTACAATCTTTCTGGATGAAATAGGAGACCTGAGTGAGGTCTCACAGGTTAAACTTCTGCGTCTTTTACAGGAGCGGATATACTATCCTCTCGGTTCGGACAAGCCGAAGAGATGCGAGGCGAGGATAATCGCCGCCGCAAACAAAGACCTCAGCTCTGCCGCTTCCTCCGGCGGATTCCGCAGGGATTTGTATTACAGGCTCAGCACCCATCTTATCAAAATTCCGCCCCTCCGTGAGAGAAAAGAGGACATTCCGCTTATCGCGAACTATCTTGCGGAAGAAGCGGCTAAAACAGTCAATAAACCCAAGCCTGAGATCAGCAGGGAGGCTATGAGCCTTATCACCTCCCACACATTTCCCGGGAATATACGTGAGCTTAAAACCTATATCTATGATGCTGTGGTGCGCTGCACGGACGGCATAATCACGGAAAATATAATCGCCGGACGCTTGGGCGGCACTGAAGTTCTCCCTGCTGCGGACGCTGAAACCGTCAGCTCCCTTGAGAAAATCTTCGGGCGCTTCCCCACGCTGGATGAGGTTTCGGAATACGCCGTCAGTGAGGCTCTCAAGGCTTCGGAAAACATGAGTCAGGCGGCGAGGCTTTTAGGCATTTCAAAACAGGCTCTCCACAAACGTCTCAAAAAACGCACCTCCTGA
- a CDS encoding branched-chain amino acid ABC transporter permease yields MIGYVESVINGILMGSIYGLTAVGLTLIFGVMKVINFAHGSILMVGMFAAYWFVTLTGVNPYLALFVVVPFLYFFGFYLQKFVIKPIFEAEKDIREPITVIIVTTGIWYVLDNLALLLFGAEFRVAKTVVSGQMLEIFDMYFLWSKIIGAGVTLLLGIYLYWFLRHSRMGKAVRATSLDREAATLMGIKQTRIYNIVFGLGCACCGVAACVLVPFYYVYPTVGVPFDIKAFVIVVLGGLGSVPGAILGGIIIGLIETVGAQFMAATWTEMLIYVFFLFVLFVKPSGLFGLKQDY; encoded by the coding sequence ATGATTGGTTATGTCGAGTCTGTGATAAACGGCATTCTGATGGGGTCTATTTACGGGCTCACCGCCGTCGGGCTTACACTTATTTTCGGCGTGATGAAGGTTATAAACTTCGCCCACGGCTCCATCCTTATGGTGGGAATGTTCGCCGCTTACTGGTTTGTGACCCTTACAGGGGTGAACCCCTATCTGGCGCTGTTTGTGGTTGTGCCGTTTCTTTACTTCTTCGGTTTTTATCTTCAGAAGTTTGTAATAAAGCCCATATTTGAGGCGGAAAAAGACATCCGCGAGCCCATAACGGTGATCATCGTTACAACAGGGATATGGTATGTTCTGGACAACCTCGCGCTGCTTCTCTTCGGCGCTGAGTTCAGGGTGGCTAAGACCGTTGTCTCCGGTCAGATGCTTGAGATATTCGATATGTATTTCCTCTGGTCAAAGATAATAGGCGCAGGGGTGACTCTTCTTCTCGGCATTTATCTTTACTGGTTTCTCAGGCATTCCCGCATGGGCAAGGCAGTACGTGCCACAAGCCTTGACCGTGAGGCGGCAACGCTCATGGGAATCAAGCAGACCAGAATATACAATATCGTTTTTGGACTAGGCTGTGCCTGCTGCGGCGTAGCGGCCTGCGTTCTGGTTCCGTTTTATTATGTTTATCCCACAGTGGGCGTTCCGTTCGACATAAAGGCATTTGTAATTGTCGTTCTCGGCGGTTTGGGAAGCGTTCCGGGAGCCATTCTCGGCGGCATAATCATCGGACTCATCGAAACAGTCGGCGCTCAGTTTATGGCTGCCACATGGACAGAGATGCTTATTTACGTATTTTTCCTGTTTGTTCTGTTCGTTAAGCCGTCAGGGCTTTTCGGTCTGAAACAGGATTATTAG
- a CDS encoding cache domain-containing protein, translated as MIIKLRNSLIVLALLLTAVSVLVSITYHSANVVIENTVLAHQQNVAAQAAATTEMWLKHQMQVVDSAIDQLNKIEHLSEETTMSVLKMAIAAGDFSDVYIGLEDGTMIDGADWIPPEGYDPRVRPWYINAVKEGKMAVSPPYIDMTTMEMVIALSAPLFRDDKMIGVISNDIILDMLVKNVMNVKAAETGYSFIVNSEGTYMVHPDQELLLKHSLQETDPSLNGVMEHFKSFGSGTFSYKVGGQENILAYQLISSVGWYLCTTMTREEAYALSERTSMLFAAESALRAVGLMVLLTMAVVGGSAFLLFIYNRRYKSTVLQHAEQISGMNQDLAWNINRRKEVETHYQTLFHVANDAILISKGMIIVECNEKAKEVFGVNHYGIIGNNMLDLSPEFQPEGENSLEKVRRIINKASEGEQQSFMWSFLRSDGTEFPCEVNLKSQHLNKEEFILISIRDISKRVNAEQQLRQAQKMAAMGEMLGAIAHQWRQPLNTLSTYVVSIQSAFYNSMITKEFVEKLVTAADSQIQFMSKTIDDFRHFFKPSKNKEHFSIAEVIDSSVKLVQPNFKQSGITMKVTVPDDVALVVYGYRSEFVHVIVNILANARDAVIERFVSQPDADAREIKIDVENLTNNVMIHITDRGCGITESMMPKIFNPYFTTKGTASGTGMGLYMAKMIVENEMHGTITVKSGEGKTVFTISLPKHAEA; from the coding sequence ATGATAATCAAACTGCGGAATTCATTAATTGTTCTGGCTCTTCTGCTGACAGCCGTCAGTGTTCTGGTGAGCATTACCTACCACAGCGCCAATGTGGTCATAGAGAACACCGTGCTTGCGCATCAGCAGAATGTGGCGGCGCAGGCGGCCGCTACAACGGAAATGTGGCTTAAGCATCAGATGCAGGTTGTGGATTCTGCAATCGATCAGCTCAACAAGATAGAGCATCTTTCGGAAGAAACCACAATGTCCGTTCTGAAAATGGCGATAGCCGCAGGTGATTTCAGCGATGTTTACATAGGGCTTGAGGACGGAACTATGATAGACGGAGCGGACTGGATTCCGCCTGAGGGTTATGATCCCAGAGTCCGTCCTTGGTACATCAACGCCGTCAAAGAGGGAAAAATGGCTGTTTCCCCGCCTTATATAGATATGACAACCATGGAGATGGTTATAGCTCTCTCCGCTCCCCTTTTCAGGGATGATAAAATGATAGGCGTGATCAGCAACGACATAATTCTCGACATGCTGGTTAAGAATGTGATGAACGTGAAGGCGGCGGAGACAGGCTATTCCTTCATCGTCAATTCCGAAGGAACATACATGGTGCATCCGGATCAGGAGCTTCTGCTTAAGCACAGCCTTCAGGAGACAGATCCAAGCCTGAACGGAGTCATGGAGCATTTCAAAAGCTTCGGTTCCGGCACTTTCTCATATAAGGTCGGCGGACAGGAGAACATTCTCGCCTATCAGCTTATCTCAAGCGTCGGCTGGTACCTCTGCACCACAATGACAAGGGAAGAGGCTTATGCCCTGTCCGAGCGCACTTCTATGCTTTTCGCCGCTGAATCCGCTCTCAGAGCGGTAGGGCTGATGGTTCTGCTCACAATGGCTGTTGTGGGCGGCAGCGCTTTTCTGCTTTTCATTTATAACCGCCGCTACAAATCCACAGTTCTCCAGCACGCCGAGCAGATAAGCGGGATGAATCAGGATCTTGCGTGGAACATAAACAGGCGTAAAGAGGTGGAAACCCACTACCAGACGCTCTTTCATGTGGCGAATGACGCCATCCTCATAAGCAAGGGGATGATAATCGTGGAGTGCAACGAGAAGGCCAAAGAGGTCTTCGGCGTAAATCATTACGGTATAATCGGAAACAACATGCTTGATCTCTCACCTGAGTTTCAGCCCGAGGGCGAAAACAGCCTAGAGAAGGTTAGGCGCATTATAAATAAGGCGAGCGAAGGGGAACAGCAGTCCTTCATGTGGAGCTTCCTCCGCTCAGACGGAACAGAGTTTCCCTGTGAGGTTAACCTCAAGAGCCAGCATCTTAACAAGGAGGAGTTTATCCTCATAAGCATCAGAGATATATCAAAACGTGTGAACGCCGAGCAGCAGCTCAGACAGGCGCAGAAAATGGCAGCCATGGGTGAGATGCTGGGTGCTATAGCTCACCAGTGGCGTCAGCCGCTGAACACTCTCTCAACCTATGTGGTAAGCATACAGTCAGCCTTTTACAACAGCATGATCACCAAAGAGTTTGTGGAAAAGCTTGTCACAGCGGCAGATTCCCAGATTCAGTTCATGTCCAAAACCATAGATGACTTCCGTCATTTCTTCAAACCCAGCAAAAACAAGGAGCATTTCAGCATCGCAGAAGTCATAGACAGCTCAGTGAAGCTTGTTCAGCCGAACTTCAAGCAGAGCGGAATCACGATGAAAGTGACAGTGCCCGATGACGTGGCTCTTGTTGTGTACGGCTACAGAAGCGAGTTTGTGCATGTAATAGTGAATATTCTCGCCAACGCGCGGGACGCTGTGATTGAAAGATTTGTTTCACAGCCGGACGCGGACGCCCGTGAGATAAAAATCGATGTTGAGAACCTGACAAACAATGTTATGATACACATCACAGATAGAGGCTGCGGCATAACAGAGAGCATGATGCCGAAGATTTTTAATCCGTACTTCACCACAAAGGGCACCGCCTCCGGCACCGGAATGGGGCTTTACATGGCAAAAATGATAGTTGAAAACGAGATGCACGGCACAATCACCGTAAAAAGCGGCGAAGGAAAGACGGTTTTCACCATCTCCCTGCCCAAGCACGCAGAGGCTTAA
- a CDS encoding ABC transporter ATP-binding protein: protein MVLLEVNKAVKQFSGLTAVNNVDLEVQEGQIVGIIGPNGAGKTTLFNCIAGALPPTSGSIKFLGKEIAGRKPYDICKLGITRTFQVVKPFVTKTVLYNTVVGAFANTNRMDEAEAKSLEVLRMLDLYDKRDIQAKNLTLPERKRLELARALATEPKLLLLDEVMAGLRPSEVSEMLPIIRKINSVGVSIVIVEHIMQAIMNLSDRVYVINFGKKIAEGDPHEVVADPEVIKAYLGDEYVATQH from the coding sequence ATGGTTTTACTTGAGGTTAATAAGGCGGTTAAGCAGTTCAGTGGTCTTACCGCTGTAAATAATGTGGATTTGGAAGTTCAGGAAGGGCAGATAGTCGGGATAATAGGCCCCAACGGCGCAGGGAAAACAACGCTTTTCAACTGTATAGCGGGCGCCCTGCCGCCCACCTCCGGCAGCATAAAGTTCTTGGGGAAAGAGATAGCGGGCAGGAAACCGTATGACATCTGCAAGCTGGGCATCACCAGAACGTTTCAGGTGGTTAAGCCTTTTGTAACTAAGACTGTTCTCTATAACACAGTAGTGGGGGCATTCGCAAACACCAACAGAATGGACGAGGCGGAGGCAAAATCTCTGGAAGTTCTCAGAATGCTTGATCTCTACGATAAAAGGGATATTCAGGCGAAAAACCTCACACTGCCGGAGCGCAAAAGACTTGAACTTGCCCGTGCTCTGGCAACGGAACCAAAGCTTCTCCTTCTGGATGAGGTTATGGCTGGCTTGCGCCCCTCCGAGGTTTCGGAGATGCTGCCTATTATCAGGAAAATCAACTCTGTCGGGGTTTCCATTGTTATTGTGGAGCACATAATGCAGGCTATCATGAACCTTTCCGACAGGGTGTATGTGATAAACTTCGGCAAAAAGATAGCGGAAGGCGACCCGCATGAGGTAGTTGCCGATCCGGAAGTGATTAAGGCTTATCTGGGGGATGAATATGTCGCTACTCAGCATTGA
- the gabT gene encoding 4-aminobutyrate--2-oxoglutarate transaminase — MLNGKELANISTHQSERTKKIIDDKAAYVAAGISCTFPLVVKQAKGAVIEDTDGNTYLDFYAGIGVTSCGHCPDEVVKAIKDQADKLLHSCFMVSMYEPYVRLAEKLTQIAPGKSSKKAMFVNSGAEAVENAIKIAKTYTKRTGVVAFESGFHGRTLLTMTLTSKVKPYKDGFGPFAPEVYKVPFPNVYRGQINTSEEEACRAYLDYFRRFFVSEVNPMNIAAVILEPVQGEGGFNVPPKGYWQGLREICDEYGIVLIADEVQSGFCRTGRMFAVEHFGVEPDLVTMAKSLGSGMPISAVVGKKEIMDSVGAGGIGGTYGGNPVACEAALASIRMMEEQNLSEKSLKIGAYIMDRARALQKEFPQMGDVRGLGAMIGIEFVKDPATKEPYKDAVSSINAECFKQGLLVIGAGIFGNVVRFLPPLVLTDEQLKQAMDIFESAVRKTLK; from the coding sequence ATGTTAAACGGAAAGGAATTGGCAAATATAAGCACACACCAGAGCGAGCGCACCAAAAAGATAATCGATGACAAAGCCGCATACGTGGCAGCAGGAATATCATGCACCTTCCCTTTGGTTGTGAAGCAGGCTAAGGGCGCAGTCATAGAGGACACGGACGGCAATACATATCTTGACTTCTACGCAGGCATAGGCGTTACCTCCTGCGGACACTGCCCTGATGAGGTTGTAAAAGCAATAAAGGATCAGGCGGACAAACTCCTGCACTCCTGCTTCATGGTCAGCATGTACGAACCTTACGTGCGTCTTGCGGAGAAGCTCACGCAGATAGCTCCGGGTAAATCGTCCAAGAAGGCGATGTTTGTAAACAGCGGCGCTGAAGCTGTGGAAAACGCAATCAAAATAGCAAAGACATATACCAAGCGCACAGGCGTGGTTGCCTTTGAATCAGGCTTCCACGGAAGAACACTCCTCACGATGACACTCACAAGCAAGGTCAAGCCGTACAAAGACGGCTTCGGTCCTTTCGCTCCCGAGGTTTACAAGGTTCCGTTCCCCAATGTTTACAGGGGGCAGATAAACACCTCCGAGGAGGAGGCGTGCAGAGCTTACCTTGACTATTTCAGACGTTTCTTTGTTTCCGAAGTCAATCCCATGAATATAGCGGCGGTTATCCTTGAACCGGTGCAGGGCGAGGGCGGCTTCAATGTGCCTCCCAAGGGATACTGGCAGGGTCTGAGAGAAATATGCGACGAATACGGCATAGTTCTCATTGCGGACGAGGTTCAGTCAGGCTTCTGCCGCACAGGCAGAATGTTTGCCGTGGAGCATTTCGGCGTAGAACCTGATCTCGTGACAATGGCAAAGTCTCTTGGCTCCGGAATGCCTATTTCCGCAGTGGTCGGCAAAAAAGAGATTATGGACTCGGTGGGCGCAGGCGGAATAGGCGGCACATACGGCGGAAACCCTGTTGCGTGCGAGGCTGCCCTTGCTTCCATCAGGATGATGGAGGAGCAGAACCTCAGCGAAAAATCACTGAAAATAGGCGCTTACATCATGGACAGAGCGAGAGCGCTGCAAAAAGAATTTCCACAGATGGGCGATGTGCGCGGTCTGGGCGCCATGATAGGCATCGAGTTTGTGAAAGATCCGGCGACCAAGGAACCTTACAAGGACGCTGTATCCTCCATCAACGCCGAATGCTTTAAGCAGGGTCTGCTTGTGATAGGCGCGGGGATCTTCGGCAACGTGGTGAGGTTTCTCCCTCCCCTCGTACTCACCGATGAACAGCTTAAACAGGCTATGGATATATTTGAATCTGCTGTGCGCAAAACGTTGAAATAG
- a CDS encoding ABC transporter substrate-binding protein: MKFFKVLPFLALLTALCSFGQAEAAETIKIGNIIPLSGPSASVGIQGKNAREMAVEEINAAGGIKSLGGAKLQLVFSDSKSDPTTGVTEAERLINSEKVHVLTGAWNSAVTYPVTQTAERYGMPFIVPVSVRDTITERGFKNVFRIAAKDSWWTRDQFKFLDDMKKEFGVDVKNVAFVYENGDWGVGFAEKWREMAKERGYKVVLDEPYPSTASDLTPVVIKLKRSKADVVFMTSNAADAILLTNTMAEMKVNVKAIITSGGGHADPSFLKAAGKNAEYIFDLVEWEADLNRPGLKETNEKFTKKYGYSLAGESVDAYASMYLIKDVLERAGSTKPEAVRKALIETNLCGGTVGLLAYDCIQFDQSGQNKNASLVIVQIRQKGKDMERITVWPKNVRRAGYTPVFPQPNK, from the coding sequence ATGAAGTTTTTCAAAGTACTGCCTTTTCTTGCGCTGCTTACCGCACTCTGCTCTTTCGGGCAGGCGGAAGCCGCAGAAACAATCAAAATCGGCAACATTATCCCTCTCTCAGGTCCTTCTGCCTCTGTGGGCATTCAGGGCAAAAACGCCCGTGAAATGGCTGTTGAAGAGATCAACGCAGCAGGCGGCATCAAGTCACTAGGCGGGGCGAAGCTCCAGCTTGTTTTCTCAGACAGTAAAAGCGACCCGACCACAGGGGTTACTGAGGCTGAGCGTCTTATCAATTCAGAAAAAGTACACGTGCTCACTGGCGCATGGAACTCCGCAGTAACCTACCCCGTTACTCAGACCGCCGAACGCTACGGCATGCCCTTCATAGTTCCTGTTTCAGTGCGTGACACTATCACAGAAAGAGGCTTTAAAAACGTTTTCCGTATAGCTGCCAAGGATTCATGGTGGACAAGGGATCAGTTCAAATTCCTTGATGACATGAAAAAGGAATTCGGCGTCGATGTTAAAAACGTTGCCTTTGTTTATGAAAACGGCGACTGGGGAGTGGGCTTCGCTGAAAAATGGCGTGAAATGGCAAAAGAAAGAGGCTACAAAGTTGTTCTTGATGAGCCTTATCCCAGTACGGCAAGTGACCTCACGCCTGTTGTTATCAAGCTTAAACGCTCCAAGGCTGACGTTGTCTTCATGACTTCTAACGCAGCGGACGCAATCCTCCTTACAAACACAATGGCTGAAATGAAAGTTAACGTAAAAGCCATAATCACCAGCGGCGGCGGACACGCTGACCCTTCCTTCCTCAAAGCGGCAGGCAAAAACGCTGAATACATATTCGACCTTGTAGAGTGGGAAGCGGATCTTAACCGCCCCGGACTTAAGGAAACCAACGAGAAATTCACTAAAAAATACGGCTACAGCCTCGCCGGAGAGTCTGTTGATGCTTATGCGTCAATGTATCTCATCAAGGACGTGCTTGAAAGAGCAGGCTCCACAAAGCCCGAAGCTGTACGCAAGGCGCTTATCGAAACCAACCTCTGCGGCGGCACTGTGGGTCTTCTTGCCTATGACTGCATCCAGTTTGACCAGAGCGGTCAGAACAAAAACGCCAGCCTCGTAATAGTTCAGATCCGCCAGAAAGGCAAGGATATGGAACGTATCACGGTATGGCCCAAAAACGTGAGAAGAGCAGGCTATACCCCTGTATTCCCTCAGCCTAACAAATAA
- a CDS encoding aldehyde dehydrogenase family protein, translating into MPKHYRTLINGKWVETGKELEVKNKFSGEIFAYVPQADEALTDEAIDAAEAAFRSFRRMPAHKRSEILEKTAQGILDRADEITEIICLEAGKAWKFSMNEVLRSAETFKFASEETKHIHGETIQIDASKFGENRVGYFLREPVGVIGAITPFNFPLNLVAHKVAPAIAAGNTVVLKPASSTPLSSIILAEIMEKAGLPAGVLNVVIGSGATVGDTIVISPKTKKITFTGSPGVGDQIMRKAGIKKVTLELGNNSATIIEPDADLEKTAARCVVSAFSNSGQVCISLQRIYVNSKCVDRFTELFVEKTKALKIGDPMDKACDVGPMIDSKELNRIDSWVKEAEAQGAVIAAGGRAEGMVYLPTVLTNVTEEMKVMCMETFAPVVSIVAYDDFDDALARVNDSDFGLQAGIYTTDINKAMKAVDELDVGGVMINDTSTFRVDHLPYGGNKLSGLGREGVKFAMEDMMTIKMVMINRN; encoded by the coding sequence ATGCCTAAGCATTACAGAACACTCATAAACGGCAAATGGGTGGAAACGGGTAAGGAACTCGAAGTAAAAAATAAATTCAGCGGCGAAATCTTCGCCTATGTTCCGCAGGCGGATGAAGCGCTCACTGACGAGGCTATAGACGCGGCGGAAGCGGCATTCAGATCATTTCGCAGGATGCCCGCACACAAACGCTCGGAAATATTGGAGAAGACGGCGCAGGGTATACTTGACCGTGCGGATGAAATAACCGAGATAATCTGCCTTGAGGCGGGTAAGGCGTGGAAGTTCTCCATGAACGAGGTACTGCGCAGTGCGGAGACATTCAAGTTCGCGTCGGAAGAGACAAAACACATCCACGGTGAAACAATTCAGATTGATGCCAGCAAGTTCGGTGAAAACCGCGTCGGCTATTTCCTGCGTGAGCCTGTGGGCGTAATCGGCGCCATAACCCCCTTCAACTTCCCTCTTAACCTTGTGGCTCATAAGGTTGCCCCTGCAATCGCTGCCGGAAATACCGTTGTGCTGAAGCCTGCCTCATCCACACCGCTTTCGTCCATAATTCTCGCTGAAATAATGGAGAAAGCAGGGCTCCCTGCAGGGGTGCTTAATGTTGTTATAGGTTCAGGCGCAACAGTGGGAGACACAATAGTTATAAGCCCTAAAACCAAGAAAATCACCTTCACCGGTTCTCCCGGGGTAGGGGATCAGATAATGCGCAAGGCAGGGATCAAGAAGGTTACGCTGGAACTCGGTAACAACTCGGCTACGATCATTGAGCCCGATGCCGATCTTGAAAAAACCGCCGCCAGATGCGTTGTGAGCGCTTTTTCAAACTCCGGTCAGGTGTGCATCTCCCTCCAGAGGATATACGTTAACAGCAAATGCGTGGACAGGTTCACTGAGCTGTTTGTGGAAAAGACGAAAGCGCTGAAAATCGGCGATCCTATGGATAAGGCGTGTGATGTCGGACCCATGATAGACTCAAAAGAGCTTAACCGTATCGACTCATGGGTGAAGGAGGCTGAAGCTCAGGGCGCTGTTATTGCCGCAGGCGGCAGGGCGGAAGGCATGGTTTATCTTCCAACGGTGCTTACAAACGTTACTGAGGAGATGAAGGTAATGTGCATGGAAACCTTTGCTCCAGTGGTGTCCATAGTGGCTTATGATGATTTTGATGATGCTCTGGCGAGAGTGAATGATTCCGATTTCGGACTTCAGGCGGGTATATACACGACAGATATAAACAAAGCGATGAAAGCCGTTGATGAACTTGATGTCGGCGGCGTGATGATAAACGATACATCCACTTTCAGGGTCGATCATCTCCCCTACGGCGGCAACAAGCTCTCCGGTCTCGGCAGAGAGGGCGTTAAGTTCGCCATGGAAGACATGATGACGATTAAGATGGTGATGATTAACAGAAATTAA